From Astatotilapia calliptera chromosome 19, fAstCal1.2, whole genome shotgun sequence, a single genomic window includes:
- the crip1 gene encoding cysteine-rich protein 1 produces the protein MPKCPKCEKEVYFAEKVTSLGKDWHRPCLRCEKCSKTLSPGSHAEHEGKPYCNKPCYAALFGPKGFGRGGAESHTYK, from the exons ATGCCGAAGTGCCCAAAGTGCGAGAAGGAAGTTTACTTCG CCGAGAAGGTGACATCACTGGGAAAGGACTGGCACAGGCCCTGCCTAAGATGTGAGAAGTGCAGCAAGACTCTTTCACCAGGCTCACACGCAGAG CATGAAGGCAAGCCTTACTGTAACAAACCCTGCTACGCTGCTCTGTTCGGACCTAAAG GATTTGGACGCGGTGGAGCTGAGAGccacacatataaataa